In a single window of the Nisaea sediminum genome:
- a CDS encoding dimethylsulfonioproprionate lyase family protein, with translation MFETGERTDASSGQPETLTLRDCPNWSYLLQEFETLYRYGSAGGSKAIRAHRRRVRDTLSAIIDGNPEVAIGTPEAKPVTAHLPRAFDLGARNALAGLSRALERVSDQLVWEYGYKKVPQALARKYAFCHVLGPRGPVKSEKLILGFVLFAPNTTYPQHSHKDIEESYISVAGAWSENEMAVYAPGSLILNKPGQEHRITTGNVDPCLLAWAWVGPSDLLTAQELKFSKSRKKDLSGT, from the coding sequence ATGTTCGAGACCGGCGAGAGAACAGATGCGTCCTCTGGGCAGCCTGAAACACTGACCCTCCGCGATTGCCCCAACTGGAGCTATCTCCTGCAGGAATTCGAGACGCTCTACCGCTACGGTTCGGCCGGCGGGAGCAAGGCGATCCGTGCGCACCGGCGGCGGGTGAGGGACACGCTCTCCGCGATCATCGACGGCAATCCCGAGGTCGCGATCGGAACGCCGGAGGCGAAGCCGGTGACGGCGCATCTGCCGCGCGCCTTCGATCTCGGGGCGCGGAACGCGCTCGCAGGCCTCAGTCGGGCGCTGGAGCGGGTCTCGGACCAGCTCGTCTGGGAATACGGCTACAAAAAGGTGCCTCAGGCGCTGGCGCGGAAATACGCCTTCTGCCACGTGCTCGGGCCGCGCGGGCCGGTGAAGTCGGAGAAGCTGATCCTCGGCTTCGTGCTGTTCGCGCCGAACACGACCTATCCGCAGCACAGCCACAAGGATATCGAGGAAAGCTACATCTCCGTCGCCGGCGCCTGGTCGGAGAACGAGATGGCGGTCTATGCGCCGGGTTCGCTGATCCTCAACAAGCCGGGGCAGGAGCACCGGATCACCACCGGGAACGTCGATCCCTGCCTGCTCGCCTGGGCCTGGGTCGGGCCGAGCGACCTGCTGACCGCGCAGGAACTGAAATTCTCCAAGAGCCGGAAGAAGGACCTGTCCGGGACCTGA